The Sphaerospermopsis torques-reginae ITEP-024 genome has a window encoding:
- a CDS encoding chlorophyll a/b-binding protein has translation METRSSTDIPPVAKAYNGVDRNAFIFGWNPQAELWNGRLAMIGFLAYLLWDLAGYSVLRDVLHILRY, from the coding sequence ATGGAAACTCGCTCATCTACTGATATACCACCCGTTGCTAAAGCTTATAATGGTGTAGATCGTAATGCCTTTATTTTTGGTTGGAATCCTCAAGCAGAATTGTGGAATGGACGCTTGGCAATGATTGGATTTTTAGCTTATTTACTTTGGGATTTAGCTGGTTATAGCGTTCTTCGTGACGTTTTACACATCTTGAGATATTAA